A stretch of the Actinotalea sp. JY-7876 genome encodes the following:
- a CDS encoding DUF664 domain-containing protein: MHLDDDDLITAADRALAGIAQILESLGDDLANRAPDLPGANTPFAIATHCLGVLDHWVGRLVAGRDVARDRDAEFRAAGRVDELVARLEAARERLAEDVRGVDGTAPFALPTGRPRRDWPTTRGGAILHAVEELAQHHGQLELTRDVLLARHARP; encoded by the coding sequence ATGCACCTCGACGACGACGACCTGATCACCGCCGCCGACCGGGCGCTCGCGGGCATCGCGCAGATCCTCGAGAGCCTCGGGGACGACCTCGCCAACCGCGCGCCGGACCTGCCCGGAGCGAACACGCCGTTCGCCATCGCCACGCACTGCCTCGGCGTGCTCGACCACTGGGTCGGGCGCCTGGTCGCCGGACGCGACGTCGCGCGCGACCGGGACGCCGAGTTCCGCGCAGCGGGCCGCGTCGACGAGCTCGTGGCGCGGCTGGAGGCCGCCCGTGAGCGCCTCGCCGAGGATGTGCGCGGCGTGGACGGCACCGCGCCGTTCGCCCTGCCGACGGGTAGGCCGCGCCGCGACTGGCCCACGACGCGCGGCGGCGCGATCCTCCACGCGGTCGAGGAGCTGGCCCAGCACCACGGCCAGCTCGAGCTCACGCGCGACGTGCTGCTGGCGCGACACGCCCGGCCCTGA
- a CDS encoding Fur family transcriptional regulator has product MTSDEATSGHTPDDAATTVARVRAMLRARGERMTRPRRAVLTVLSRADGHLGAEEILGAVAQEDPTVHRATVYRTLEALAALGVVQHVHVRRTGTAYHLAREAHLHAECQRCGVVQDLPAALLDDVARVVDREHGFALAATHVALSGVCRQCRTDPTGPAGPAGHR; this is encoded by the coding sequence ATGACGAGCGACGAGGCGACGTCGGGCCACACGCCGGACGATGCGGCGACCACCGTCGCCCGGGTGCGCGCGATGCTCCGCGCCCGCGGCGAGCGCATGACGCGGCCGCGCCGCGCCGTCCTGACGGTGCTGTCGCGAGCCGACGGCCACCTCGGGGCCGAGGAGATCCTCGGCGCCGTCGCGCAGGAGGACCCCACCGTCCACCGCGCGACCGTCTACCGCACCCTCGAGGCGCTCGCCGCGCTCGGCGTCGTCCAGCACGTCCACGTGCGGCGCACGGGGACGGCCTACCACCTGGCCCGCGAGGCCCACCTGCACGCGGAGTGCCAGCGCTGCGGCGTCGTGCAGGACCTGCCCGCCGCTCTGCTGGACGACGTCGCCCGCGTCGTCGACCGAGAGCACGGGTTCGCCCTCGCCGCGACCCATGTGGCGCTGTCCGGCGTCTGCCGCCAGTGCCGCACCGACCCGACGGGCCCGGCGGGTCCCGCCGGTCACCGGTAG
- the dnaG gene encoding DNA primase: protein MAGRIRQEDVAAVRERAHIEEIVGEHVTLKSAGVGSMKGLCPFHDERSPSFHVRPQVGLWHCFGCGEGGDVISFLQKIDGLGFADAVEHLAGRVGIQLRYEDGGPTRPGEEPGRRQRLLEAHRIAAAYYVEQLLTPAAAVGRTFLAERGFDRSAAETFGVGFAPQGWDHLLRHLRGKGFTEAELVASGLMSQGGRGIYDRFRGRLVWPIRDVTGDVVGFGARKLLEEDQGPKYLNSPDTALYKKAQVLYGIDLAKREIAKAKQVVVVEGYTDVMAAHLSGVPTAVATCGTAFGPDHARVVRRLVGDSAAGAGVQLASGTSVGGEIIFTFDGDAAGQKAALRAFTEDQRFYAQTFVAVEPSGMDPCDLRLARGPEAVKALVASRQPLFEFVIRSTIRAHDLNTVEGRVAALRASAPVVAGIRDAALRPEYARMLAGWLGMEHEAVREAVNAAGRAARSDGARADQRPGRPDPTMPGPGERPAPRGAEAPRRPIAPDRTDPVARVERNALEAVLQHPAAVDAASFDALTPEAFSVPAFRAVHEAIRAAGGLAAAVQLGDPSAWVERVREEGAGAVAGLVTELAVTPLPEDRPEVLDDYVRGVVDALVDLGLTRQIADARGRLQRMDPVAEADAYGAAFADLVALEGRRRALRHRD from the coding sequence GTGGCGGGACGGATCAGGCAGGAGGACGTGGCCGCCGTCCGCGAGCGCGCCCACATCGAGGAGATCGTCGGCGAGCACGTCACGCTGAAGTCCGCGGGCGTCGGCTCCATGAAGGGCCTGTGCCCCTTCCACGACGAGCGCTCGCCGTCGTTCCACGTCCGCCCCCAGGTGGGGTTGTGGCACTGCTTCGGCTGCGGCGAGGGCGGGGACGTCATCTCCTTCCTGCAGAAGATCGACGGCCTGGGGTTCGCGGACGCCGTCGAGCACCTCGCCGGGCGGGTCGGCATCCAGCTGCGCTACGAGGACGGCGGGCCGACGAGGCCGGGCGAGGAGCCCGGGCGGCGGCAGCGGCTGCTCGAGGCGCACCGCATCGCGGCGGCCTACTACGTCGAGCAGCTCCTGACGCCCGCCGCCGCCGTCGGGCGCACCTTCCTCGCGGAGCGGGGCTTCGACCGGTCGGCGGCCGAGACCTTCGGCGTCGGCTTCGCGCCGCAGGGCTGGGACCACCTGCTGCGCCACCTGCGCGGCAAGGGGTTCACCGAGGCGGAGCTGGTCGCGTCGGGGCTCATGAGCCAGGGCGGCCGCGGCATCTACGACCGGTTCCGCGGCCGGCTCGTGTGGCCCATCCGCGACGTCACGGGCGACGTCGTCGGCTTCGGCGCGCGCAAGCTCCTCGAGGAGGACCAGGGGCCCAAGTACCTCAACAGCCCCGACACGGCCCTCTACAAGAAGGCCCAGGTCCTCTACGGGATCGACCTGGCCAAGCGCGAGATCGCCAAGGCGAAGCAGGTCGTCGTCGTCGAGGGCTACACCGACGTCATGGCCGCGCACCTGTCCGGCGTGCCCACGGCCGTCGCGACGTGCGGCACGGCGTTCGGGCCGGACCACGCGCGCGTCGTCCGGCGCCTGGTGGGGGACAGCGCGGCCGGGGCCGGGGTGCAGCTGGCGTCCGGCACCTCGGTGGGCGGGGAGATCATCTTCACGTTCGACGGCGACGCCGCCGGGCAGAAGGCGGCGCTGCGGGCGTTCACGGAGGACCAGCGCTTCTACGCGCAGACGTTCGTCGCGGTCGAGCCGAGCGGGATGGACCCCTGCGACCTGCGGCTCGCGCGCGGGCCCGAGGCGGTCAAGGCACTGGTGGCGAGCCGGCAGCCGCTGTTCGAGTTCGTCATCCGCTCCACGATCCGCGCGCACGACCTGAACACGGTCGAGGGCCGCGTGGCCGCGCTGCGCGCGTCGGCGCCGGTGGTCGCCGGCATCCGCGACGCCGCGCTGCGGCCCGAGTACGCCCGCATGCTGGCCGGCTGGCTGGGCATGGAGCATGAGGCGGTGCGCGAGGCGGTCAACGCCGCGGGCCGCGCGGCCCGCTCCGACGGCGCGCGCGCCGACCAGCGACCCGGTCGGCCGGACCCGACCATGCCTGGCCCGGGGGAGCGGCCGGCGCCGCGCGGGGCCGAGGCGCCGCGTCGCCCCATCGCGCCGGACCGCACCGACCCGGTGGCCCGTGTGGAGCGCAACGCCCTCGAGGCCGTGCTCCAGCACCCGGCGGCCGTGGACGCGGCGTCGTTCGACGCGCTCACCCCGGAGGCGTTCAGCGTGCCCGCCTTCCGTGCGGTGCACGAGGCGATCCGGGCCGCGGGCGGCCTGGCCGCGGCCGTGCAGCTCGGGGACCCGTCGGCCTGGGTCGAGCGCGTCCGCGAGGAGGGCGCGGGAGCCGTCGCGGGCCTCGTCACCGAGCTCGCGGTCACGCCGCTGCCCGAGGACCGCCCCGAGGTCCTGGACGACTACGTGCGCGGCGTCGTCGACGCGCTCGTCGACCTGGGCCTGACGCGCCAGATCGCCGACGCCCGCGGGCGCCTGCAGCGGATGGACCCGGTCGCCGAGGCTGACGCGTACGGCGCGGCGTTCGCCGACCTCGTCGCGCTCGAGGGCCGCCGGCGAGCCCTGCGGCATCGGGACTGA
- a CDS encoding polysaccharide lyase family 1 protein yields the protein MRARTGVVVGATVAMLLAGTPAAASNGHPHGNGHPHGGGHGHGTGRTDLGREVLGAQDGWAAADGGTSGGSAASDEHVFHVDTWQEFRDALGGADARTNQTPRIVYVHGELNAYEQPDGTLATCETFEQASGFDQDEYVAAFDAQAWEWRLPPAEVEALQARQDAAAAVQAAQTQQHIGSRTTVVGVGDDARVVGANLRIRDADDVIVRNLTVSDSTDCFPEWDPGDTAAGNWNSRYDNISVWTSTHVWIDHTTLDSGAVPPSALETVHGRPYEVHDGLLDITHSSDLVTVSYNVFGEHDKTMLIGSSDSRTQDRGTLRVTLHHNHFVDVGQRAPRVRYGQVHVYNNLYTQTKAEGFTYFWGVGRESQLYVENNYLDLAPGTDVATVVGAYGGTAMTEVGTRIGTRWVDALARYNAAHPEAPLGTDAGWVPELHDRVQPTPAVPAHVRREAGAGVLR from the coding sequence ATGAGGGCACGGACGGGCGTCGTCGTCGGCGCGACGGTCGCGATGCTGCTGGCGGGCACGCCGGCGGCGGCGAGCAACGGCCATCCGCACGGGAACGGCCATCCGCACGGCGGCGGGCACGGTCACGGCACGGGCCGGACCGACCTCGGCCGCGAGGTGCTCGGCGCGCAGGACGGCTGGGCGGCCGCCGACGGCGGCACGAGCGGGGGTTCCGCCGCGAGCGACGAGCACGTCTTCCACGTCGACACGTGGCAGGAGTTCCGCGACGCTCTCGGGGGCGCCGACGCCCGGACCAACCAGACGCCCCGGATCGTCTACGTCCACGGCGAGCTGAACGCGTACGAGCAGCCGGACGGGACGCTCGCGACGTGCGAGACGTTCGAGCAGGCGAGCGGCTTCGACCAGGACGAGTACGTGGCAGCCTTCGACGCGCAGGCCTGGGAGTGGAGGCTGCCGCCCGCCGAGGTGGAGGCGCTCCAGGCCCGCCAGGACGCCGCCGCCGCGGTGCAGGCGGCGCAGACGCAGCAGCACATCGGCTCCCGGACCACCGTGGTCGGTGTCGGTGACGACGCCCGGGTCGTCGGTGCCAACCTGCGGATCCGCGACGCCGACGACGTGATCGTCCGGAACCTGACCGTCTCGGACTCGACCGACTGCTTCCCCGAGTGGGACCCGGGCGACACCGCGGCCGGCAACTGGAACTCGCGCTACGACAACATCTCGGTCTGGACCTCGACGCACGTCTGGATCGACCACACCACGCTCGACTCGGGTGCGGTCCCGCCGTCGGCGCTGGAGACCGTGCACGGTCGGCCGTACGAGGTGCACGACGGGCTGCTCGACATCACGCACAGCTCGGACCTGGTGACGGTCTCCTACAACGTCTTCGGCGAGCACGACAAGACGATGCTCATCGGGTCCTCGGACAGCCGGACCCAGGACAGGGGCACGCTGCGCGTGACGCTGCACCACAACCACTTCGTCGACGTCGGCCAGCGCGCGCCGCGCGTGCGGTACGGCCAGGTGCACGTCTACAACAACCTGTACACCCAGACGAAGGCGGAGGGCTTCACGTACTTCTGGGGTGTGGGGCGCGAGTCGCAGCTCTACGTCGAGAACAACTACCTCGACCTCGCGCCCGGGACCGACGTCGCCACCGTCGTCGGCGCCTACGGCGGCACCGCCATGACGGAGGTCGGGACCCGCATCGGCACCCGGTGGGTCGACGCGCTCGCCCGGTACAACGCCGCCCACCCGGAGGCGCCGCTCGGCACGGACGCCGGCTGGGTCCCCGAGCTCCACGACCGGGTCCAGCCCACGCCGGCGGTCCCGGCGCACGTACGGCGCGAGGCGGGCGCGGGCGTCCTGCGCTGA
- a CDS encoding DUF308 domain-containing protein, whose translation MSTPTGDRRRLGWDLVLGVLLVAVGLVVLLHTLIAAQVSVRLLAWATLLSGALAIAAALVRIGRGGFWSTSLSGALLLVLGLVFFRQADASAFTLTLVAGAMFLAIGITRLIAAVENDAFRWVLALGGLLSTVLGLIVVLDLVDATFGLLGVLVGVQTLVDGFCLLLLGRPRDRRPRGERQAAAASPRD comes from the coding sequence ATGAGCACACCCACCGGGGACCGCCGACGACTGGGCTGGGACCTCGTCCTGGGTGTCCTCCTGGTCGCGGTCGGTCTCGTGGTCCTCCTGCACACCCTGATCGCCGCGCAGGTCTCCGTGCGCCTGCTGGCGTGGGCCACGCTCCTCTCGGGCGCGCTCGCGATCGCGGCCGCCCTCGTGCGCATCGGCCGCGGCGGCTTCTGGTCCACGTCGTTGAGCGGCGCGCTGCTCCTGGTCCTCGGGCTCGTGTTCTTCCGGCAGGCGGACGCCAGCGCGTTCACCCTCACCCTGGTCGCGGGCGCGATGTTCCTCGCGATCGGGATCACCCGGCTGATCGCCGCCGTCGAGAACGACGCCTTCCGCTGGGTCCTGGCGCTCGGCGGGCTCCTGTCCACCGTGCTCGGCCTGATCGTGGTCCTCGACCTCGTCGACGCGACCTTCGGCCTGCTCGGCGTGCTGGTCGGGGTGCAGACGCTCGTCGACGGCTTCTGCCTGCTGCTGCTGGGACGGCCCCGCGACCGCCGGCCCCGCGGCGAGCGTCAGGCGGCCGCGGCGTCGCCGCGCGACTGA
- the fucO gene encoding lactaldehyde reductase, giving the protein MAHRMIWNQTAHFGAGSISVIPGELVGRGFSKALVVSDRALVDAGVTARVTDLLDAASFPYEVFSDVLPNPPIANVQAGVAAFRASHADVLVAVGGGSPQDTCKAIGIVVANPEFADVRSLEGGAATANPSVPIVAVPTTAGTASETTINYVITDPERRRKFVCFDPHAIPVLAVVDSDMMAGAPRALKVATGLDALTHAIEGYTTLGAWELSDLFHLKAIQLIAASLRAAADGDDAAAERMALAQYVAGMGYSNVGLGLVHAMAHPLGAFYEAPHGVANGILLAPVMAFNAEHTGEKYRDIAAAFGVEDAATMPLEAARAAAVEAVATLTTDLGNPRSVRDVGATEADLPALAQAASDDVCAGGNPRPASVAEIEELYRSIL; this is encoded by the coding sequence ATGGCGCATCGGATGATCTGGAACCAGACGGCGCACTTCGGCGCGGGGTCGATCTCGGTGATACCGGGGGAGCTCGTGGGCCGGGGCTTCAGCAAGGCCCTGGTGGTGAGCGACCGGGCGCTGGTCGACGCGGGGGTCACCGCGCGGGTGACCGACCTGCTCGACGCCGCGTCCTTCCCCTACGAGGTCTTCTCCGACGTCCTGCCCAACCCGCCCATCGCCAACGTCCAGGCGGGCGTGGCGGCGTTCCGGGCGTCCCACGCCGACGTGCTGGTCGCCGTGGGCGGCGGTTCGCCGCAGGACACGTGCAAGGCAATCGGCATCGTCGTGGCCAACCCAGAGTTCGCCGACGTGCGGTCCCTCGAGGGTGGCGCCGCGACCGCGAACCCGTCCGTGCCGATCGTCGCGGTGCCGACGACGGCCGGCACCGCGTCCGAGACGACGATCAACTACGTCATCACGGACCCCGAGCGGCGCCGAAAGTTCGTCTGCTTCGACCCGCACGCGATCCCGGTCCTGGCCGTCGTGGACTCCGACATGATGGCCGGCGCGCCGCGCGCGCTGAAGGTCGCGACCGGGCTGGACGCCCTGACCCACGCCATCGAGGGCTACACGACCCTGGGCGCGTGGGAGCTGTCCGACCTGTTCCACCTCAAGGCCATCCAGCTCATCGCCGCCTCGTTGCGCGCGGCCGCCGACGGCGACGACGCGGCCGCCGAGCGCATGGCGCTCGCCCAGTACGTCGCGGGCATGGGCTACTCGAACGTGGGGCTGGGACTCGTGCACGCGATGGCGCACCCGCTGGGCGCGTTCTACGAGGCGCCGCACGGCGTGGCCAACGGGATCCTGCTCGCGCCCGTGATGGCGTTCAACGCCGAGCACACGGGGGAGAAGTACCGCGACATCGCGGCGGCGTTCGGCGTCGAGGACGCGGCGACGATGCCGCTCGAGGCCGCGCGCGCGGCGGCGGTCGAGGCGGTCGCCACGCTCACCACGGACCTGGGCAACCCCAGGTCCGTCCGGGACGTCGGCGCGACCGAGGCCGACCTGCCCGCGCTCGCGCAGGCCGCGTCCGACGACGTGTGCGCCGGCGGCAACCCGCGTCCGGCGAGCGTGGCCGAGATCGAGGAGCTGTACCGCTCGATCCTCTGA
- a CDS encoding DUF808 domain-containing protein, with product MPGGLAALLDDIAALAKIAAASVDDVAAAAGRASSKAIGVVIDDTAVTPRYVTGFTPNRELPMIKRIAVGSLRNKLLFILPAILLLSQFLPWLLTPILMLGGTYLAFEGAEKLYEVLTGHGKEKKAAVPAPLQGQDVEKTMTNGAIKTDFILSAEIMVIALNEVADEPFVSRAVILVVVALAITALVYGVVALIVKMDDIGLRLAQTRQGAVATAGRLLVKGMPKVLALLSTVGIAAMLWVGGHILLVGVDELGWHALYDLVHHAEEAVHDVGGIGGFLAWLVNTLASALIGVVVGAVVVAIMHVIPRRKGATAAH from the coding sequence ATGCCTGGTGGTCTGGCCGCACTGCTCGACGACATCGCCGCGCTGGCGAAGATCGCCGCCGCCTCGGTGGACGACGTCGCCGCCGCGGCGGGACGCGCGAGCTCGAAGGCCATCGGCGTGGTCATCGACGACACGGCGGTGACCCCCCGCTACGTCACCGGCTTCACGCCGAACCGCGAGCTGCCGATGATCAAGCGGATCGCCGTCGGCTCGCTGCGCAACAAGCTGCTCTTCATCCTCCCGGCGATCCTGCTGCTGAGCCAGTTCCTGCCCTGGCTCCTCACTCCCATACTCATGCTCGGCGGCACCTACCTGGCGTTCGAGGGGGCGGAGAAGCTCTACGAGGTCCTCACCGGGCACGGCAAGGAGAAGAAGGCCGCCGTGCCGGCGCCCCTGCAGGGGCAGGACGTCGAGAAGACGATGACCAACGGCGCCATCAAGACGGACTTCATCCTGTCGGCGGAGATCATGGTCATCGCGCTCAACGAGGTGGCGGACGAGCCGTTCGTCTCGCGCGCCGTGATCCTCGTCGTCGTCGCGCTCGCGATCACGGCGCTCGTCTACGGCGTCGTCGCGCTGATCGTCAAGATGGACGACATCGGCCTGCGGCTCGCGCAGACCCGCCAGGGCGCCGTCGCGACGGCGGGCCGGCTCCTGGTCAAGGGCATGCCCAAGGTGCTGGCCCTGCTCTCCACGGTGGGGATCGCGGCGATGCTCTGGGTCGGCGGGCACATCCTGCTCGTCGGCGTCGACGAGCTCGGCTGGCACGCGCTGTACGACCTCGTGCACCACGCCGAGGAGGCCGTGCACGACGTCGGCGGTATCGGCGGGTTCCTGGCCTGGCTCGTCAACACGCTCGCGTCCGCGCTCATCGGCGTCGTCGTGGGGGCGGTCGTCGTCGCGATCATGCACGTCATCCCGCGGCGCAAGGGCGCCACGGCCGCTCACTGA
- a CDS encoding VOC family protein, translated as MVQHIPPGQPSVTANLVVRDGLAMLDFYRRAFDAEIVLRLVADDVLMYSEVRIAGTVVTVSDEMPEFGVVAPDPQGAVHASFTLWVPDADATFARAVAAGATPVSEPADQFHGDRTGVLRDPSGHRWLIATHLEDMTEAEMAARMAQVMGQ; from the coding sequence ATGGTCCAGCACATCCCACCCGGCCAACCGTCCGTGACCGCGAACCTCGTCGTGCGCGACGGGCTCGCGATGCTCGACTTCTACCGGCGGGCCTTCGACGCCGAGATCGTGCTGCGCCTCGTCGCCGACGACGTGCTCATGTACTCGGAGGTGCGGATCGCCGGCACGGTCGTCACGGTGAGCGACGAGATGCCGGAGTTCGGCGTCGTGGCCCCCGACCCGCAGGGCGCCGTCCACGCGTCGTTCACGCTCTGGGTGCCCGACGCCGACGCGACCTTCGCCCGGGCGGTGGCGGCGGGCGCCACGCCCGTGAGCGAGCCGGCCGACCAGTTCCACGGTGACCGCACGGGCGTGCTGCGCGACCCGTCCGGGCACCGCTGGCTCATCGCGACGCACCTCGAGGACATGACCGAGGCCGAGATGGCCGCCCGCATGGCGCAGGTGATGGGACAGTGA
- a CDS encoding HoxN/HupN/NixA family nickel/cobalt transporter, whose protein sequence is MTTSSRPAQAKRRVPRLTRGEWASIGAMTGVVAALHVIGWGLLLLVVAPAQYRVDSTTVFGVGLGLTAYTLGMRHAFDADHIAAIDNTTRKLMAEGRRPVSVGFWFSLGHSSIVFGLCVLLALGVRALAGQVEDDSSALQQTTGLIGITVSAVFLLAIGIINLVVLRQILQVFRAMRRGVYDEAALERQLDNRGVINRLLPRVTKAVTKPWHMYPVGLLFGLGFDTATEVSLLVLAGGAAAFELPWYAIITLPVLFAAGMSLLDSIDGCFMNFAYGWAFSKPVRKVYYNIAITGLSVAVALLIGGIEVVSIFAEKLAITSGPVAWVGGLDLGMVGYVVVGLFVVAWVVALAVWHFGRIEERWTAGLRSGRPAE, encoded by the coding sequence ATGACGACGTCGTCCCGTCCCGCCCAGGCCAAGCGCCGCGTCCCGCGCCTCACGCGGGGGGAGTGGGCCTCGATCGGGGCGATGACCGGTGTCGTGGCCGCGCTCCACGTCATCGGCTGGGGGCTGCTCCTGCTCGTCGTCGCGCCGGCGCAGTACCGGGTCGACTCGACCACGGTCTTCGGCGTCGGCCTCGGCCTGACGGCCTACACCCTGGGGATGCGGCACGCTTTCGACGCCGACCACATCGCGGCGATCGACAACACCACGCGCAAGCTCATGGCGGAGGGCAGGCGGCCGGTCTCCGTCGGGTTCTGGTTCTCCCTCGGGCACTCGAGCATCGTCTTCGGGCTCTGCGTCCTGCTCGCCCTGGGTGTCAGGGCGCTCGCCGGGCAGGTCGAGGACGACTCCTCCGCCCTGCAGCAGACCACCGGCCTCATCGGCATCACGGTGTCGGCCGTGTTCCTCCTGGCGATCGGCATCATCAACCTCGTCGTGCTGCGGCAGATCCTGCAGGTGTTCCGCGCGATGCGCCGCGGGGTCTACGACGAGGCCGCCCTCGAGCGTCAGCTCGACAACCGCGGTGTCATCAACCGCCTGCTGCCGCGCGTGACGAAGGCCGTGACCAAGCCGTGGCACATGTACCCGGTCGGGCTGCTCTTCGGCCTGGGCTTCGACACCGCGACCGAGGTCTCGCTGCTCGTGCTGGCCGGGGGTGCGGCGGCGTTCGAGCTGCCCTGGTACGCGATCATCACGCTGCCGGTGCTCTTCGCGGCGGGGATGAGCCTGCTCGACTCCATCGACGGGTGCTTCATGAACTTCGCCTACGGCTGGGCGTTCTCCAAGCCGGTCCGCAAGGTCTACTACAACATCGCGATCACGGGCCTGTCCGTCGCGGTCGCCCTGCTGATCGGGGGGATCGAGGTGGTCTCGATCTTCGCGGAGAAGCTCGCGATCACGAGCGGCCCCGTCGCGTGGGTCGGTGGGCTCGACCTCGGCATGGTCGGCTACGTCGTCGTCGGCCTGTTCGTCGTCGCGTGGGTGGTGGCGCTCGCGGTCTGGCACTTCGGCCGCATCGAGGAGCGCTGGACCGCCGGGCTGCGGTCCGGGCGGCCCGCCGAGTGA